From the genome of Solanum lycopersicum chromosome 7, SLM_r2.1:
CACAACAACATGATCCAATGACTAGTTAATTCTGCTTAgaccatatatttataatagGAACTTTATTAAATACGCTTACATATTTAGTTTCAAATCCTACAAGTACAATGTAGAATCTTTCTATACTTGTGAAAAGTAAGAAAAGTTGAGCTAAGAATTTTTGGACTTGCAATATTGTACAGGTAAAAACTATTTTATATGGATTGGGCCAAAGCCTTTGGTGATTGTAGGGGAGCCTAAGGTAATAAAGGATGTGTTTAACAAACATGCCCTCTATCAAAAGCCAAAATATCCTCCACAGACCAAGTTGCTGGCAAATGGAATTCTAAGCTATGAAGAGGATAAATGGGCAAAGCATAGGAAAATTCTCAATCCTGCTTTCCATATGGAGAAGATAAAGGTATTTTATCATTCCTCTCCCTCCTAAAAGCATAGTATATTTTCACGTAGGGCCGAAGTTAGGGGGAACAAGGGGTTCATTTGAATCCgctttattgaaatgttaaatttgtttatttttatttttacatatgtaTAGTAGTTGCTAAATTCCCTTGGTTTCTTGgtgtattgaattattaacagtTTAAGCTTTTAAATAAGATAGTCAGACAATGCAACAAAAAACCTCATCTCCATAACAGTATAAACAAAAATTACTTCACTTGTATTGATAATCACAAATTCACGATATCATCCCCCCAGAAGCTCCCTTCTATTTGCTCTTTTGGTGATTCGAATCCACAATCCTAGGTTAGAGGTGAGAGGTGCTTAACGTTTGAGCAACTCTTCATGTATTCACAAATTCATGATATCGACTCTGCTTTCATTCTGTTTTCTCTCTAGCTTGCAAATATGGCCTATGTTTTTTTATAAGATAATATTTCTACAAGATGCAGCTGGTTTAATTAGTATTAATGAGTGGTTTACCAATGTGTAGGATATGCTTCACGCAATTCATTTGAGCTGCAGTGAAATGCTGAGTCAATGGGAGGAGGCTGTCTCAATGAAAGAATCGTCCATCGAACTCGATATATGACCTTACCTTCAAAGATTGACTAGTGATGTTATTTCTCGCACAGCCTTTGGGAGCAACTATGAAGAAGGTCGAAAGATATTTGAGCTTCAAAAAGAACAAGCTAAGCATGTCATTGAAGTTTCTCGCACCTTATATATTCCGGGATGGAGGTAATACAACGCCATTTTTCCATAGTTTAACTGTTTAAGTTATTTATTACAAATCTCATCACTAATCTGTTGCTAAATGGTCCCTAGCTAACATATTTTTTGGTAATGGTTTCTAATCCGTCCTTAAGTAGGATTATCGACAAGTTTTTTGTGGAAGTTGTACGCCGTTAATACCTATGTTTTATGATTCTATAGTGCTTTCAATGACAAGTTAAAATACATTGATAGAGTAAAAATTATTTACGTGTGTATATAACTTAAACCCTTCTTCCCCGTAATTATATCCATATATAACAGTAAAAGAAGTTTAGAACAGTGATTATTTGATGATgatatacatgttttttttcTGTTAAACTAATGTAGGTTCTTGCCAACTAAGAGAAACAGAAGGATGAAGGAGATTGAGAGAGAAGTTCAAGCAACAATTAGGGAAATTATTGATAAAAGAGTGAAGGGAATGAAGGCAGGGGAGGCCAATACTGATGACTTATTAGGCATATTATTAGAACCCAACTTTAAAGAAATCGAGCAACACGGTAACAAGAATTTCGGTATGACTATAAAAGATGTTATTGAGGAGTgtaaattgttcttttttgcTGGACAAGAGACAACGTCTGTATGGCTTGTATGGACTATGATTTTGTTAAGCAGGCATCCAAACTGGCAACTTCGTGCTAGAGAAGAGGTTTTGCAAGTTTTTGGAGATGGCATGCCAGAATTTGATGGATTAAATCGCTTGAAAGTTGTAAGTTATTTTAGCTTGTTTACCttccttataatttttcatatcttCGCAACACATGGTGTTACTTTTATTTAGTGTGGGATTAAGGATTTGAACTTAGATTCTTTGCGTTGAACTCATTTTTATACACTCACCCTTTGTTCCATTTTGTGTGActgtcttttctttttagtttgttcaaaTGACACATTTAATCTTTGACATTCCAATTACCTTTGATGGAACACTTTTATAGCCATAGAAATATCATGGAATGTTTATGATCACAAGTTTTAGAAGTCTTTCTTTCTATTTAACTCCATGCCCAATCAAATAGTGAGTACGCATGTATTCATATCCTTTGTGGAAAGTATTAGATTCATTTGAACCCGACTACGGCAGGTACCAAGAGAATTctctattatataaaaaatttcttggtataattttattttctcagTTCTCCTTATTAGATGCTCgcttaaattattttctcatCTAAAAGCTAATCGTTCTCTTTCTGTGAACTTAATTTTGAAGTGACCACTTCTAGttttcttgtccttctattATATAAGCGAAAATACAGAATCTGGCTTTTCTTTTGCTTCGCCTGAACTTGCCTTTCATACATATATTTGTCTTACTATGGGTCATCAGCCAAATTTGATTGCAGAAAATGTCTGACTAATATAATGTCTTTCTTTAATTGGCAGGCAGTTGATCATCCTTACATTGTGATGTACTCTAGAAAAGAATTGGCTAGTGGCAATGAAGAGGCTGGAGATGTTGAACAATTATGTCACTTATGTCATGATGCAGTGGAAGATCCAGTAGTGAGTTTGTGCACCTCTACCCACTTCCTCCCCCATACCAAGAAATaggaaaagagagagaagaaagaaataCCAAACATGTTACTCAGCTGAAGTTTAATTATTGATAGCCCTATTATTTTCtgcatttattaaattatttttatgctgGTCGTTCAAGGTCCAAGAGCATCGAGCACCTTTCAAGTACTTCTAGTATAAATTCCTTATACATTAGACAGACTCTTCCTTGAACTGTGTATCTCTTATTGATTTTTGCAGGTTACTTGTTGTAGGCACATGTTTTGCAGGGCGTGTATGATATATTTAGCTGAAGGTGTAATGGAAAAGCCATGCCATTCATGTACCAAACCCCTCACATTTGACTTCACTGGAAATAAAGATAAGGGAGATTCTAGTTCTAAGCCTACTGTCAAAGGGTTTAGGTCATCAAGTATATTGAACAAAATTCAGCTTCATAAATTCAAGACAAGCACTAAAATAGAAGCTTTGGTATGCAATTGCATTCATCATATTCTCCTCAGCTTGCTTTTCTTTCCTTTCCACAAGGAAAGCAAGGGGTGTAACTCATGATCTTGTAAATTTTTCCTGTGTGAACCGCTCAAAATTCTTTAGAAATAgttcatttttacttttattttatgtagaaGGAAGAAATTAGCAACATGTTTGAAAGAGACTGTTCTGCAAAAGGAATAGTTTTTAGCCAGTTCACAGCGTTTTTGGATTTGATACAGTATACTCTTAATGTAAGACATAAAGGTACTTTCTCCTTCCTACTTTCTCTTCTTCCCAATCTAACAAAAAAGAAGCTTGTGTTGTGTGTATTCAGCTGTGTGGCATCAATTGTGTTCAATTAGTTGGATCCATGTCTATTGCCGCAAGAGATGTTGCACTTAAAAGATTCACTGAGGATGGAAATTGCAAGATATTGCTTATGagcttgaagactggaggtgtTGCCCTCAATCTTACAGTTGCATCACATGTAAggatctattttttttctctgtgAACCACTCTAAATTCTTAAGGCTTGTGCATATCTAGTTTTGCATTCCTTTCACTCTTCAGGTTCATTTTATTTGGATATACAATTATGACTTGTATTTATTGGTTGAACAAGCACATGTTTCATCTCTTGATCTTTGCTAGGTTTTCATAATGGATCCTTGGTGGAATCCTACAGTGCAGCAGCAAGCCCAAGATAGAGTCCATCGAATAGGGCAATATAAACCAGTCATGTGTGTGTTGTATTTCTTCTGCTTTGGATGCCATTGAATAGAGCTTATTGTTGTTTTCAAATTTGCAGGATTGTGAGATTTCTGATTGAGAATACAATTGAAGAGAGAATCTTAGCGTTAcaagagaagaagaaattacTTTTTGAAGGGCAAGTCTTTTTTTCTTACAATCGTCTACATAGTTGCATATGTGTTCTGacaaaaattaagtattttgatgattttcccTTGCAATTTTTTGTTAGGTTCCTTCTTTGTTCCCTTCTGCAGCTCAGTCtctagaaaaccatttttttctCAGCTGTTTGTTTTTCCTCTGATTGCAGGACAATTGGTGGTTCTTCAGAGGCCTTAGGAAAGCTAACAAATGAGGACTTGATGTCTCTTGTATTATGACTTCtgatatgttttatttcatcGGTTTGGCAAATCAATCGACATGTGCTTTGTTCTGTATGAAGTGTTCTGACATTTGCTTTTCTGTTGCGCGGAGTTTGATCTGTCCAAAGAGTGTTTTTGTTGCTTCTGTATCCTAGTTGATATGAATTACCTTCAACAGTCATTAGTTTCataaattgttttattatttccTTCCATTTAGCTTCACTTTCATGATAAAAAGTGCATCATAATCCATACCTTCAACacttgtttcttttttaatagaAGGGGTCAGTGAATCTGTGGGTCAAGcttatgtttcatttgttttctaaatttttttttgtcaaacacaaaaaaatacaatttccaGAAAATTATAAGGCTTCATCATAGTGTAGCTAAAGTGTTTCCAGAAAATTATAGTGCAGCTTAAAAGAGATAGAAGCCTGGactaacataaatattttttcaatattagaaattaattaagtgaaattGAGTAGCTGAAATCTTGTAGAACATCTTATTGAGAACTAAATAATGATTCATATCaatgaaaacataaaacaagGTAAGTTTTCTAAAGGTGAACTCCACCAAAAACTTCAAAAAGAAAGTGAAAGAAAGCGGCGAGCATATATTGAGAGGGAATTGCAATTTCCACAACCCGCTCCGCATTCACACTATATTccttaaaaaaagttttgacCCGCTCCGCACCCACATAAAACCATACCCGCCCTTCTCTGTATAAGGCAAAACCAGCTCCATCTCATTTGCTATCGCTACGTATGAATGGCTTATAGGAAGTCATTCGGGAGTTCAAAGAATTAGCAAATTTACTTCCTCCATACTAATTTATGTGGCGCCTTTTGGAAATTTATggtgttaaataaattttagatacttatgtgattataattatttattgggataatgcccaagtacccctcaacctatgcccgaaatctcagagacacacttatactatactaaggtcctatttccccctgaacttattttattaataattttttacccctttttagcttacgtggcactattttgtgggcccaacgatggttgacttttttttcgaactagtgccacgtaggctaaaaaggggtagaaaattacataaaaaataagttcaggggtaataggaccttagtatagtataagtgcgtctctgagatttcgggcatagattgagggggtacttgggtattttcccttatttattaagttaaaaggaaaagtttaaattgaattgttactaattataaaaaagttgatatatactattttttattcctagagtaaaagaaaagagagttCCACATAGATCGGGATAGATGATGTAAagtaaggaaaacatttttcaaaactctgCTCTACCACACCATGCATTCAAGACTTGGGTAGGGTCAAGGTTACGAGTCGAGTCTCGTGGCTGGGTGAGGCCTTAGTTGAGATCTCAGATTGGCAGTCGGGGTCGGAGGTGAGAGTCAATATGCTTTATGAAGAGCAAGTCATGTGTTTTTCTTATAGTCGTCTACATAGTTGCATTTGTGTTCCGacaaaaataaagtattttgatgattttcccttgcaagtttttttttggtaatttaacgATAAACAAATACACCTAAAGAGCACTCTAGTTAAGCCTCTTATAGAACTCTAGTCACACAAATATCTGCAACAATCAACAATATTTATTCGCCTTTCTAGACCGTTTAACTATCTCAAGTCTATCTACAAATTCCTTCTTAATTTGTGTCACGGTTGCATTGTATTTATAGTGATGCCTTGAAACAATTTCCAGTTCCTTGCTCTCCAAACCTGGTGTTACTCTGTACAATGCAGCAATAAGTTCCTTGTGAAAACTGTTGCCAATTCTTCCTTTTGAGTCTATTTAGAATATGTTTGACAGCAGCTGGAATCAGTGTCCCAGACCATTGTTGCATTTCAGCTCAGTGTCAATCTTTTTATTGCATTCCTTCTTGCTCCCTTCCTACGCTCTTTCTCTAAAAAACACTTTCCCCTAAATGTTCGTTTTTCCTTTGATTGCAGGACAGTTGGTGCATATTCAGAGGCTTTAGGATAACGAACAACCTACGACTTGACATCCCTATTTTATCTTCACTTTTGATATGTTCTATTTCTTCAGTTTGGGCAAATTAATTGACATTTGTTTGTTCAGCTTCTAGTCAAATTCTGTACAAAGTGTTCTAGATTTGCTATTAGGCTGCATGGTGTCTGATATATCCAAAGAGTGTTTTTGTTGCTTCTACATCTTAGTTGATAAGAATCACATTCAACAGTCATTAGCTTCATTAACTGTTGTTATTGTTTACTTCTATTTTAGCTTCACTTGCAATTGTGTCTTTAAGTcatttttccaatttaaaaatcgattaaattgatttaatttcgATCAATAATAGATCCAACCGGACTCATGGACACCCCTATAGATGACATATTTGAATGTTCTCTTTAAAGAATGGTGAGCTACAAGATAATCTAGTTTATACATAATGTTGGAActgattatataaatttaaaaacttttgaCAAATGATCTAAACCTCCCTAAATTTAACGTGTTTTATTCAGATTTTcaccaaaaatattaattatattagttaCCCTATCAAATAAGTCAAGTTAATTCGGCGATACTTAAGACTATTTATAATTAAGCAAATCTAAATAAAGAACACACCAAATTTAAGTTCAT
Proteins encoded in this window:
- the LOC101253103 gene encoding cytochrome P450 CYP72A219-like, giving the protein MEIATYYFLALFLLAITFVIYAWRLLEWVWFRPKKLEKCLRKQGLKGNSYKLIFGDIKEQSKSIEDASKNYFIWIGPKPLVIVGEPKVIKDVFNKHALYQKPKYPPQTKLLANGILSYEEDKWAKHRKILNPAFHMEKIKDMLHAIHLSCSEMLTFGSNYEEGRKIFELQKEQAKHVIEVSRTLYIPGWRFLPTKRNRRMKEIEREVQATIREIIDKRVKGMKAGEANTDDLLGILLEPNFKEIEQHGNKNFGMTIKDVIEECKLFFFAGQETTSVWLVWTMILLSRHPNWQLRAREEVLQVFGDGMPEFDGLNRLKVFVQMTHLIFDIPITFDGTLL